One region of Micromonospora ureilytica genomic DNA includes:
- a CDS encoding CU044_2847 family protein: protein MASVEGAFLLLLEVPLDDGTTILVEIDQPDVGPVKVGREQVVARAAQTLQDALDPIIRMATGVTDKLRESDPGQISVAFGVKFTAESGVILSKISAEANLTVTVQWDRTKFAAR from the coding sequence GTGGCGTCAGTCGAGGGGGCGTTTCTGTTGTTACTCGAGGTGCCGCTTGACGATGGTACAACGATCTTGGTAGAGATCGATCAGCCCGACGTTGGGCCGGTCAAGGTAGGGCGGGAGCAGGTTGTCGCCCGTGCGGCGCAGACCCTCCAGGATGCGCTCGATCCGATTATCAGAATGGCCACCGGCGTTACTGACAAGCTGCGAGAGTCCGATCCCGGGCAGATCAGCGTGGCGTTCGGTGTGAAATTCACCGCCGAGTCCGGGGTAATCCTCAGCAAGATAAGCGCTGAGGCGAACCTGACAGTGACCGTGCAATGGGACCGAACCAAATTCGCCGCCCGATGA
- a CDS encoding expansin EXLX1 family cellulose-binding protein, whose protein sequence is MTAPGTASDNDTPAGNNGTLRSSRRVRHWLAGAGVTVLAAVLGIVLAVRGGATPACAAPPTGNAVHKGKASFYDAGRSGGNCSFPGPPADRLYVALGASQYSGSAACGSYLEVSGPKGKVRVMVMDQCGGCGTSKIDLSTEAFTRIADRSQGIASVTYRAVVNPPLDGGLTFRMKGGASKYWFAVQVGNHGNPLRSVEAKGPAGGFRKAARQSDNHWTIEDGIGPGPYSIRVTDVYGRQATATGIRMVTKQVQRSTAVLASASPTPSSSAAAPPSPNAAPPSPTPTESVAPTATVEALAGAAAPLDRPRC, encoded by the coding sequence GTGACGGCACCAGGCACGGCCTCCGACAACGACACCCCGGCCGGCAACAACGGCACGCTCCGGTCGAGTCGGCGGGTCAGACACTGGTTGGCCGGTGCCGGGGTCACCGTCCTGGCCGCCGTACTCGGGATCGTCCTCGCCGTCCGCGGCGGCGCCACCCCCGCCTGCGCCGCGCCACCCACCGGCAACGCCGTCCACAAGGGAAAGGCCAGCTTCTACGACGCGGGCCGCTCCGGCGGCAACTGCTCCTTCCCGGGCCCTCCGGCGGACCGGCTCTACGTGGCCCTCGGCGCATCCCAGTACTCAGGATCGGCGGCCTGCGGCAGCTACCTGGAGGTGAGCGGCCCGAAGGGCAAGGTCCGGGTCATGGTGATGGACCAGTGCGGCGGCTGCGGAACCAGCAAGATCGACCTCTCCACCGAGGCTTTCACCAGGATCGCCGACCGGTCGCAGGGCATCGCCTCCGTGACGTACCGGGCGGTGGTGAACCCGCCGCTCGACGGAGGGCTGACCTTCCGGATGAAGGGCGGCGCCTCGAAATACTGGTTCGCGGTGCAGGTCGGCAACCACGGCAACCCGCTGCGCTCGGTCGAGGCGAAGGGCCCGGCTGGCGGTTTCCGCAAGGCCGCCCGGCAGAGCGACAACCACTGGACCATCGAGGACGGGATCGGCCCCGGGCCGTACAGCATCAGGGTCACCGACGTGTACGGACGCCAAGCGACCGCCACCGGCATTCGCATGGTCACCAAGCAGGTGCAACGCAGCACGGCCGTCCTCGCCAGCGCCTCCCCCACGCCCAGCAGTTCAGCCGCGGCCCCGCCGAGCCCCAACGCCGCCCCGCCCTCGCCGACCCCGACCGAGTCGGTCGCACCGACGGCGACTGTCGAAGCGCTCGCCGGTGCCGCCGCTCCCCTCGACCGCCCCCGCTGCTGA
- a CDS encoding FAD-dependent monooxygenase, which yields MANETVLISGASIAGPALAYWLRRHGFTPTVVEVAPGLRPGGQAVDLRGAGREVVERMGLIPRVREDRVDERGVANVDANGRWVARMPADLFGGEGIVAEIEIMRGDLTRILHDATAGEVEYLFADRITELDQGDTGVRVRFASGTVRTFDLVVGADGVHSGVRRLAFGSEDEYVRPLGGYTAYFTVPDPGDLDDWFLMYNAPGGRVAGIRPERGGTAKAMLSFTSPPLEYDRRDVRQQQRLLTDAFAAVGWRVPALLDALADAPDFFFDSICQVHVPNWSRGRVTLLGDAGYCGSPLTGMGTSMALVGAYVLAGEMASARDDHGLAFARYQETMRDYVRQCQELPPGGIGGFAPQSRLMIWARNQSMRMMGHWPMRGILARQFQKADAITLPDYAALVVGAARNGLRPRRSGE from the coding sequence ATGGCCAACGAAACTGTCCTCATCTCCGGTGCCAGCATCGCCGGGCCGGCGCTGGCGTACTGGCTACGCCGGCACGGCTTCACTCCGACCGTCGTGGAGGTCGCCCCGGGCCTGCGCCCCGGCGGTCAGGCCGTCGACCTACGCGGCGCCGGCCGCGAGGTGGTCGAGCGGATGGGGCTCATACCCCGGGTACGCGAGGATCGGGTCGACGAGCGCGGTGTCGCCAACGTCGACGCGAACGGCCGCTGGGTGGCGCGGATGCCCGCCGACCTCTTCGGCGGCGAGGGCATCGTGGCCGAGATCGAGATCATGCGGGGCGACCTGACCCGAATCCTCCACGACGCCACCGCGGGCGAGGTCGAGTACCTCTTCGCCGACCGGATCACCGAACTCGACCAGGGCGACACGGGGGTACGGGTCCGCTTCGCCAGCGGCACGGTGCGGACGTTCGACCTGGTCGTCGGCGCGGACGGGGTGCACTCGGGCGTACGCCGGCTCGCCTTCGGATCCGAGGACGAGTACGTACGGCCGCTCGGCGGGTACACCGCGTACTTCACCGTCCCGGATCCGGGCGACCTCGACGACTGGTTCCTCATGTACAACGCGCCCGGCGGGCGGGTTGCGGGGATCCGCCCCGAGCGGGGCGGCACCGCGAAGGCCATGCTGAGCTTCACCTCCCCGCCGCTGGAGTACGACAGGCGCGACGTACGCCAGCAGCAGCGCCTGCTCACCGACGCCTTCGCCGCTGTGGGTTGGCGGGTGCCGGCGCTGCTGGACGCGCTGGCGGACGCCCCGGACTTTTTCTTCGACAGCATCTGCCAGGTGCACGTGCCGAACTGGTCGCGGGGACGGGTGACGCTGCTCGGCGATGCCGGGTACTGCGGCTCACCGCTGACCGGCATGGGCACCAGCATGGCGCTGGTCGGGGCGTACGTACTCGCCGGCGAGATGGCCTCGGCCCGCGACGACCACGGGCTGGCGTTCGCGCGCTACCAGGAGACCATGCGCGACTACGTCCGCCAGTGCCAGGAGTTGCCGCCCGGCGGAATCGGCGGCTTCGCGCCCCAGAGCCGGCTCATGATCTGGGCACGGAACCAGTCGATGCGGATGATGGGGCACTGGCCGATGCGCGGCATCCTCGCTCGGCAGTTCCAGAAGGCGGACGCCATCACGCTCCCCGACTACGCCGCCCTCGTCGTCGGCGCCGCCCGCAACGGATTGCGCCCCCGCCGATCCGGCGAGTGA
- a CDS encoding TetR/AcrR family transcriptional regulator C-terminal domain-containing protein: MSRPEAPYLRIVEEIRRRIAAAELRPGDQVPSARRISQEWGVAIATATKVHAALRQQGLTEARPGVGTVVASAPEPARVPAAERARRPRAAARPGGEGELNRERIVAVAIAVADADGMAELSMRRVATEIGVATMSLYRYVASKDELLLHMIDTVLGEEEVPPRSTEGWRADLAEIARLEWRFFRRHPWLAPAMSITRPQLTPNTVAITDGVLNALDGLGLDSETELYVHLTLFSFGRGLAVAIEPEIEAQRETGLTNDEWMTFQESRLAELAAGGSPLLRMALRNDVDFDLDRLFEFGLSRLLDGLAGFLPDGRSP; encoded by the coding sequence GTGAGCCGACCGGAGGCGCCGTACCTGCGCATCGTCGAGGAGATCCGGCGCCGCATCGCCGCCGCCGAGTTGCGCCCAGGCGACCAGGTGCCGTCCGCCCGCCGGATCAGCCAGGAGTGGGGCGTCGCCATCGCCACCGCCACGAAGGTGCATGCCGCGCTACGGCAGCAGGGACTGACCGAGGCACGCCCGGGCGTCGGTACCGTCGTGGCCAGCGCCCCGGAGCCCGCGCGTGTCCCGGCGGCCGAACGCGCCCGACGGCCCCGCGCCGCGGCGCGGCCGGGAGGCGAGGGCGAGCTGAATCGGGAGCGCATCGTCGCCGTCGCGATCGCCGTCGCCGACGCGGACGGCATGGCCGAGCTGTCCATGCGCCGCGTCGCCACCGAGATCGGCGTCGCCACCATGTCGCTCTACCGGTACGTGGCGAGCAAGGACGAGCTGCTGCTGCACATGATCGACACGGTTCTGGGCGAGGAGGAGGTGCCGCCGCGGAGCACTGAGGGCTGGCGGGCCGATCTGGCGGAGATCGCTCGGCTGGAGTGGCGCTTCTTTCGCCGCCACCCGTGGCTGGCCCCGGCCATGTCGATCACCCGACCCCAGCTCACCCCGAACACCGTGGCGATCACTGACGGGGTGCTGAACGCGCTGGACGGACTCGGCCTCGATTCGGAGACCGAGCTCTACGTGCACCTCACGCTCTTCAGTTTCGGGCGCGGGTTGGCGGTGGCGATCGAGCCGGAGATCGAGGCGCAGCGCGAAACCGGCCTGACCAACGACGAGTGGATGACGTTCCAGGAGTCGCGGCTGGCCGAACTGGCCGCCGGGGGTTCGCCGCTGCTGCGGATGGCCCTGCGCAACGACGTCGACTTCGATCTGGACAGGCTCTTCGAGTTCGGGCTGTCTCGCCTGCTGGACGGGCTGGCCGGGTTTCTGCCGGACGGCCGCAGCCCCTGA